DNA from Sphingomonas psychrotolerans:
ATTGCGGCAACGGCGATCAGCGCGGCGATCAGACCATATTCGATCGCAGTGGCGCCCTTGGTGTTCTTCAGAAACTTGCGGATCATCGATACTCTCCCACAGAAATCGCGACCGGCGCCTCTGCGCGAGTCTCGTTTCATATGCGGAACAATAATCAACGAAAAATGAAGATATCCCCGTGCGCCTGGTGGCGACCGGAATCAAAAAGGGCGGCGGAACCGAGTTCCGCCGCCCTTCGTGTCCTTGGACCAGAAAGTCCTAGGTAGCCTTCATGTTCGACGTGACGTTGCTGAAGGTCTTGTTGAGCTGATTGC
Protein-coding regions in this window:
- a CDS encoding Flp family type IVb pilin, with product MIRKFLKNTKGATAIEYGLIAALIAVAAIAAMQGLGNQLNKTFSNVTSNMKAE